In one Variovorax sp. V213 genomic region, the following are encoded:
- a CDS encoding tripartite tricarboxylate transporter substrate binding protein: protein MVVPYAAGGGADITARIVTQEMSAVLGQPIVLDYKPGAGGVIGADAVAKSAADGYTVLYDASAFSVNPSLYKLPFDAAKDFIPVSLVATAPQVLLVPAAAPYKTVPEMLDFARKNPGALNFASAGSGTGSHLAAEAFNQQAKLDLMHVPYKGGAPAITDLMGERVSMYFSNVAFSLSYIKGGKVRAIGVTSTKRLALLPEVPTLAEQGLPGFNTSEWNGVFLPKGTPPDVVQRLGKALQSALNDPKVKEKLLQLGLEPGNTTPEEFSKFVQNETSRANALVKARNIKVD from the coding sequence ATGGTGGTGCCCTACGCTGCCGGCGGGGGCGCCGACATCACCGCGCGCATCGTGACGCAGGAAATGAGCGCTGTGCTGGGCCAACCGATCGTCCTCGACTACAAGCCGGGCGCCGGGGGAGTCATCGGCGCCGACGCCGTCGCCAAGTCGGCCGCCGACGGCTACACCGTGCTGTACGACGCGTCAGCCTTCTCGGTGAACCCCTCGCTTTACAAGTTGCCGTTCGACGCCGCCAAGGATTTCATCCCGGTGTCACTGGTTGCCACGGCACCGCAAGTCCTGTTGGTGCCTGCCGCTGCGCCATACAAGACGGTGCCCGAAATGCTCGACTTCGCGCGCAAGAATCCCGGCGCGCTCAACTTCGCATCGGCCGGATCCGGCACCGGCTCTCACCTGGCCGCAGAAGCGTTCAACCAGCAGGCCAAGCTCGACCTGATGCATGTGCCGTACAAAGGCGGTGCGCCTGCGATCACCGACCTGATGGGCGAACGGGTGTCGATGTACTTCAGCAATGTGGCCTTCAGCCTGAGCTACATCAAGGGCGGCAAGGTGCGGGCCATTGGCGTCACTTCTACCAAGCGTCTGGCCTTGCTACCCGAGGTCCCCACCCTGGCTGAGCAGGGTCTGCCGGGCTTCAACACGTCGGAATGGAACGGCGTGTTCCTGCCCAAGGGCACGCCGCCTGACGTCGTGCAGCGCCTGGGCAAGGCTCTTCAATCGGCGTTGAACGACCCGAAGGTCAAGGAAAAGCTGTTGCAACTCGGCCTGGAGCCCGGCAACACTACGCCCGAAGAGTTCTCCAAGTTCGTGCAGAACGAAACAAGTCGAGCCAATGCTCTGGTGAAGGCGCGGAACATCAAAGTAGATTGA
- a CDS encoding Bug family tripartite tricarboxylate transporter substrate binding protein — MSRRLFSCVLGMSAASVALPRIAIAQGDKPLQIIVGYPPGGSTDAFARLISVPLQQVMNRTVVVRNQPGAGGQLGASALLREGRDGSAVLAINQPDLNLAIARGNAGFKGTDFRVMMADLHESRVFLVKNDSGIRDFVDFVNKAKANPGKLSISVAGGTAQEVLARWLVDTLKIDVLIVNYKGGAESATALLAGDVTANLGDDFVRSVLRPKTTALFIGSDRKSPRWDEAQTLQSQLAKLGHSMPSPNFLSRYGVYVVSAEFVKKDPNGYQALQQAFLKARSGPAMTDYIQKNNLTDMSLGLPGEQFEKVFSSEMSEIERINK; from the coding sequence ATGTCCCGCCGCCTGTTCTCCTGTGTCCTCGGAATGTCGGCCGCAAGCGTGGCACTGCCTCGCATCGCCATTGCCCAGGGCGACAAGCCATTGCAGATCATCGTCGGCTACCCGCCAGGAGGCAGCACCGATGCCTTCGCGCGGCTGATCTCGGTTCCGCTGCAGCAGGTGATGAACCGGACTGTCGTGGTGCGCAATCAACCGGGCGCCGGTGGTCAGTTGGGTGCCAGTGCATTGCTTCGTGAGGGCCGCGACGGCTCGGCGGTGCTGGCGATCAACCAGCCGGACTTGAACCTTGCCATTGCCCGCGGAAACGCAGGGTTCAAGGGGACCGACTTTCGGGTCATGATGGCTGACCTGCACGAGTCGCGGGTCTTCCTCGTCAAGAATGACTCTGGCATCCGCGACTTCGTGGACTTTGTCAACAAGGCGAAGGCCAACCCCGGAAAGCTCTCCATCTCGGTCGCAGGCGGGACGGCTCAGGAGGTCCTGGCCAGGTGGCTCGTCGACACGCTGAAGATCGACGTTCTCATCGTCAACTACAAGGGCGGCGCCGAAAGTGCCACCGCTCTTCTGGCAGGCGACGTCACCGCCAACTTGGGCGACGACTTCGTGCGCTCGGTGCTGCGCCCGAAGACAACGGCGCTCTTCATCGGCTCGGACCGCAAGAGCCCCCGATGGGACGAGGCGCAGACCCTGCAAAGCCAGCTCGCAAAGCTGGGCCACTCCATGCCGTCGCCCAACTTCCTCTCGCGCTACGGTGTTTACGTCGTGTCCGCCGAGTTCGTGAAGAAGGATCCTAACGGCTACCAGGCACTGCAGCAGGCATTCCTCAAGGCCAGGAGCGGGCCGGCCATGACGGACTACATCCAGAAGAACAACCTCACGGACATGTCGCTGGGTCTTCCAGGCGAGCAGTTCGAGAAAGTGTTCAGCTCTGAGATGAGTGAGATCGAACGCATCAACAAGTAG
- a CDS encoding M24 family metallopeptidase, translated as MNKDINFAKQPPSYYAGDELHAIKQAKLQNALEKSGFDAFLFFKAEAVRWATDFYVKGFRPFLEPEYVALVVKGRPPVVGYISGSDDLRIRFKSDIEDARRLPHVSKWHEVIEKMLADYGVSAGRIATDIMPHMVFQGLTKRCPAMQIGDVTPMWLQLTAVKHPIEIELIRNSLRVADLGALAAIDAIRPGVTEQSVSAAAVTAMRRAGSEFEPFIPLIASGANASMFERIATEKVINSGEMVILDLGAVVKGYTADLGRTVLCGDEPTETQRSIYKATYLALQEAKKMIRPGVTGKAIDARAREVIADSGWGDYTYTGNTGHQLGYGLHGEPLVDRRVDFVVEENMVMCLEPRIVLPDQPHVGGAHLEDVVVVTATGCEQLNTTPYDARLLG; from the coding sequence ATGAACAAGGACATCAACTTCGCCAAGCAACCGCCCAGCTACTACGCGGGCGACGAACTGCATGCCATCAAGCAGGCAAAGCTGCAGAACGCACTGGAGAAGTCCGGCTTCGACGCATTCCTCTTCTTCAAGGCCGAAGCGGTGCGATGGGCGACCGACTTCTACGTCAAAGGCTTTCGCCCCTTCCTGGAGCCGGAGTACGTAGCTTTGGTCGTCAAAGGCCGGCCGCCTGTGGTTGGCTACATCTCCGGCAGCGACGACCTGCGCATCCGCTTCAAGTCGGACATCGAGGACGCTCGCCGGCTGCCCCACGTATCGAAGTGGCATGAGGTCATCGAAAAGATGCTCGCGGACTACGGCGTGAGCGCAGGACGCATCGCCACGGACATCATGCCGCACATGGTGTTCCAGGGGCTCACGAAGCGCTGCCCCGCGATGCAGATCGGCGACGTCACGCCGATGTGGCTGCAGCTGACGGCGGTCAAGCACCCCATCGAGATCGAGCTCATCCGCAATTCGCTGCGTGTGGCCGACCTGGGCGCGCTGGCCGCCATTGACGCCATCCGGCCCGGCGTGACCGAGCAGTCGGTCTCTGCGGCCGCGGTGACCGCCATGCGCCGCGCAGGATCCGAGTTCGAGCCCTTCATCCCGCTGATCGCCTCCGGCGCGAACGCCTCGATGTTCGAGCGCATCGCAACCGAGAAGGTCATCAATTCCGGCGAGATGGTCATCCTGGACCTCGGCGCGGTCGTCAAAGGCTACACGGCCGACCTTGGCCGCACTGTCCTGTGCGGCGACGAGCCGACGGAAACGCAGCGGTCCATCTACAAGGCGACTTACCTCGCTCTGCAGGAGGCCAAGAAGATGATTCGCCCTGGTGTGACAGGCAAGGCCATCGATGCGCGCGCGCGTGAGGTCATCGCGGACAGCGGCTGGGGCGACTACACCTACACCGGCAATACGGGCCACCAACTCGGCTACGGGCTGCACGGGGAGCCGCTCGTGGACCGCCGTGTCGACTTCGTCGTCGAGGAGAACATGGTCATGTGCCTGGAGCCACGCATCGTTCTGCCCGACCAGCCGCACGTGGGTGGCGCCCACTTGGAAGACGTGGTGGTGGTGACCGCAACCGGCTGCGAGCAACTCAATACCACGCCCTATGACGCACGTCTGCTGGGCTGA
- a CDS encoding low specificity L-threonine aldolase — MSITPFSNTVDLRSDTVTLPTESMYDRMRKAPLGDDGLDGDPTAVELEQYTAKLLGKPAGLYAPSATMANLLAILAQASRQDVVIAGSGSHIYTAERGAAAITGAFYQPIPDPNGALDLAALQATLASTKGGLKVRLVCVETSHNNEGGAVASLNHMRQVFELARAADARVHLDGARLFNAALALSVPASSIATQADTVSVCLSKGLSAPMGAVLVGPVETVQRARWLRKLLGGSQRQVGIAAAAGLEALQSMVDRLPQDHACARLLADGLASVATLRIKHPQTNIVQVDVMATGRTAQQWEASLRSQGVLVRPWGPTLMRCVTHRHVSESGIRTAVEVFKAVAAERGTHVRGS; from the coding sequence ATGAGCATCACCCCTTTTTCCAACACCGTCGATCTGCGTAGCGACACCGTCACGCTGCCGACCGAGTCGATGTACGACCGCATGCGAAAGGCGCCACTGGGCGACGATGGACTGGATGGGGACCCGACTGCCGTTGAGCTTGAGCAGTACACCGCCAAGCTCTTGGGCAAGCCCGCGGGGCTCTATGCGCCGAGCGCGACGATGGCCAACCTGCTGGCCATCCTGGCGCAAGCCAGCCGGCAGGACGTTGTCATCGCAGGCAGCGGCTCCCACATCTACACCGCCGAACGCGGCGCAGCAGCCATCACGGGGGCGTTCTACCAGCCAATTCCCGATCCCAATGGCGCGCTCGACCTGGCCGCGCTGCAGGCAACGCTTGCGTCCACGAAGGGAGGCCTGAAGGTACGCCTCGTGTGTGTTGAAACATCGCACAACAACGAAGGTGGCGCGGTGGCTTCCCTGAACCACATGCGCCAGGTGTTCGAGTTGGCGCGCGCCGCGGACGCTCGCGTCCATTTGGACGGTGCGCGCCTGTTCAACGCAGCTCTCGCGCTGAGCGTTCCCGCATCAAGCATTGCCACACAGGCCGACACGGTCTCTGTCTGTCTATCCAAGGGACTCAGCGCACCCATGGGGGCCGTTCTTGTCGGCCCAGTCGAGACTGTCCAGCGTGCGCGCTGGCTGCGCAAGCTGCTGGGCGGAAGCCAGCGTCAGGTTGGCATTGCTGCGGCAGCAGGCCTGGAAGCACTGCAGTCGATGGTGGACCGCTTGCCGCAAGACCATGCCTGCGCGCGGCTGTTGGCTGACGGGCTGGCCAGCGTTGCAACTTTGCGCATCAAGCACCCGCAGACCAACATCGTCCAGGTGGACGTGATGGCGACGGGGCGCACTGCCCAGCAATGGGAGGCCTCTCTGCGCAGTCAAGGTGTCCTGGTCCGCCCGTGGGGGCCAACCCTGATGCGGTGTGTCACCCATCGTCATGTCTCGGAAAGCGGCATCAGAACTGCCGTGGAAGTCTTCAAAGCTGTTGCCGCCGAACGCGGCACCCACGTACGCGGCTCCTGA
- a CDS encoding LysR family transcriptional regulator, translating to MAVGCTPSAVSLQIKQLEQFFGQPLFDRSTRSVRPTPFALEIAGAATDFIDKVESLRSRPSMTVEGLFRLGVITSMQSDVLPAALRTLRTRHPLLSVRIPPLNDSDELLAELRAGRIDAALLVRPDNGGSTRMVWREVYRQPYVMLAPAAAKSSDPRVLLRTYGWIAYDMSLAGGRTAARQVRSLEPSIQSTMELRSVDAIVSMVSEGMGVTVLPLPRRPMLQAYELKEIGLGRTTPFRRISLVWRRADDDNRKVAAVADAFNSHQSPQR from the coding sequence GTGGCAGTCGGGTGTACGCCGAGCGCCGTGAGCCTGCAGATCAAGCAGTTGGAGCAGTTCTTCGGACAGCCACTGTTCGACCGCAGCACACGTTCCGTGAGACCCACACCGTTCGCCTTGGAGATCGCCGGAGCCGCCACGGACTTCATCGACAAGGTGGAGTCGCTGCGGTCGCGGCCGTCGATGACGGTGGAGGGCCTGTTCCGCCTCGGCGTCATCACGAGCATGCAAAGCGATGTTCTGCCGGCCGCCCTTCGCACGCTGCGCACCCGCCACCCTTTGCTGAGCGTGCGCATCCCGCCGCTGAACGACTCCGACGAGCTGCTGGCTGAATTGCGGGCGGGACGCATCGATGCCGCACTACTCGTGCGCCCTGACAACGGGGGCTCCACTCGGATGGTCTGGCGCGAGGTCTATCGGCAGCCCTACGTGATGCTTGCGCCAGCAGCAGCAAAATCGTCAGACCCGAGGGTGCTGCTGCGCACCTACGGCTGGATTGCCTACGACATGAGCCTGGCCGGTGGCAGGACGGCCGCCAGACAGGTGCGCAGCTTGGAGCCCAGCATTCAAAGCACCATGGAGCTGCGCTCGGTCGATGCCATCGTCTCGATGGTCTCCGAAGGGATGGGCGTAACGGTCTTGCCGCTACCGCGCCGCCCGATGCTGCAGGCGTACGAATTGAAGGAAATCGGGTTGGGCCGCACCACGCCCTTCCGCCGCATTTCGCTGGTCTGGCGGCGTGCTGATGATGACAACAGAAAAGTCGCAGCCGTTGCGGATGCGTTCAACAGCCATCAGTCGCCGCAGCGCTGA
- a CDS encoding isocitrate/isopropylmalate family dehydrogenase, whose protein sequence is MPTFRIAALPGEGVGPEIIAQARKVLQALEPLGFHAEVEEGAVGGVAFESHGSPLPDETLSLVRRADAVLFGTVGDPRFDHLARALRPERASLGVRRELGLFACLKEVVVPPDLARLSPLRTERVAGTDLLGVRELNGDVCTGLPRGQRSAPDGAFTGQREGFDTMRYVVGRRSGGRD, encoded by the coding sequence GTGCCCACATTCAGGATCGCGGCGCTGCCGGGCGAGGGTGTTGGTCCGGAAATCATCGCGCAGGCGCGGAAGGTGCTCCAGGCCTTGGAGCCTCTCGGGTTTCACGCGGAAGTCGAAGAGGGCGCCGTCGGCGGTGTCGCGTTCGAATCGCATGGCAGTCCCTTGCCGGACGAGACGCTTTCATTGGTGCGACGCGCCGACGCGGTCCTGTTCGGAACCGTGGGCGATCCGCGGTTCGATCACCTGGCGCGTGCCTTGCGGCCGGAACGCGCATCACTTGGCGTGCGGCGCGAGCTCGGGCTCTTCGCCTGCCTCAAGGAGGTCGTCGTTCCGCCGGATCTGGCGCGGCTCTCGCCCTTGCGCACCGAGCGTGTCGCCGGCACCGACCTGCTGGGGGTGCGCGAGCTGAACGGAGACGTCTGCACCGGGCTGCCGCGCGGCCAGCGAAGCGCGCCGGACGGGGCCTTCACGGGACAGCGGGAAGGGTTCGATACGATGCGGTATGTTGTAGGTCGGCGTTCAGGTGGGCGCGACTGA
- a CDS encoding Bug family tripartite tricarboxylate transporter substrate binding protein: MIAAAQSSNADRPIRIVVPLAAGSTVDAVARAIAPAFGRATGHPVVVENIVGAGGIPGTAQIVKAPKDGLTLGMVSSNHVINPGIYKTIPYDSMKDITPIAVLATVPVVLVVNNALPVKSVKELLAYAKANPGKLNYGSAGNGSVLHLAGELMVSESGIDMKHVPYRGTGPLITDLIGGQVQLAFVSISQVAPQIKAGALRALAVSTPARSAALPDVPTMMESGVPKYSFDAWIALIGPAGLPKPVVDSYAAAVQEALVSPEARSVIAGQGLTVLNMGPDLGPAFFQSELVKHQKLVKQSGATLD, from the coding sequence TTGATCGCCGCCGCGCAATCCTCGAACGCCGACCGGCCGATACGGATCGTCGTTCCACTGGCCGCCGGTTCGACGGTCGATGCGGTCGCCCGCGCGATCGCGCCGGCCTTCGGACGCGCGACCGGCCATCCGGTCGTGGTGGAGAACATCGTCGGCGCCGGCGGCATTCCGGGCACGGCCCAGATCGTGAAGGCCCCCAAGGACGGGCTCACGCTCGGCATGGTGTCGTCCAACCATGTCATCAATCCAGGCATCTACAAGACGATTCCCTACGACAGCATGAAGGACATCACGCCCATCGCGGTACTGGCCACGGTGCCGGTCGTGCTGGTGGTGAACAACGCGCTTCCGGTGAAGAGCGTGAAGGAGCTGCTGGCCTACGCGAAGGCCAATCCCGGCAAGCTCAATTACGGGTCCGCCGGCAACGGGAGCGTTCTCCACCTGGCGGGGGAACTGATGGTGAGCGAGAGCGGCATCGACATGAAGCACGTGCCCTATCGCGGAACCGGACCACTCATCACCGATCTGATCGGCGGGCAGGTGCAACTCGCATTCGTCTCGATCTCGCAGGTCGCCCCGCAGATCAAGGCCGGGGCGCTGCGCGCATTGGCGGTGTCGACGCCGGCGCGCTCCGCGGCCTTGCCCGATGTGCCGACGATGATGGAGTCGGGCGTGCCCAAGTACAGTTTCGACGCGTGGATCGCGTTGATCGGTCCGGCGGGCTTGCCGAAGCCCGTGGTCGACAGCTATGCCGCGGCGGTGCAAGAGGCCCTGGTGTCGCCGGAAGCAAGAAGCGTCATCGCCGGCCAGGGCCTCACGGTCCTGAACATGGGGCCCGACCTGGGGCCAGCCTTCTTCCAGTCCGAGTTGGTGAAGCACCAGAAACTGGTGAAGCAGTCTGGCGCCACCCTGGATTGA
- a CDS encoding aconitase family protein: MVERGLEGEPLELADASPLRDDVSTDEITPLPILTHYDDKLGRYPYTGYKAGEAFPIGTDAIRESGIEVVVAGRRYGKGSSREHSPTAEKAAGVRLVIAGSFERLYRQNADNIGLFTSTDFGLVARIRAGEAIPVEDLVAGRDALAAAILKSGGLLRFGQRFMRDITVPPDPQDARPRTLCEKIVARHALATELTQAHPAPGDGAFVRADLRFIHEYYTGMAAHMLHATFGRPLVLHDADSIVVFEDHTSYVEESPAHVRGGLVPNVHRMVEAQREFAAAYSLRSHRTLTEEQAAIDDGTNVAGISHAIVAEHYALPGQLVVGTDSHTPHSGALGCVAFGVGTTDMANAFVTGAVRLTVPQSLKIVLDGSLAPGVTAKDVVLHLLALPFVRDGGGVGKVFEFTGEVVRRMTIDERATLTNMTAELGGFTGLVAPDAETVRFLRERRGIDFELEPWMHSDDGAVYAKTLHVDCTQIPSMVAAPGDPGNGRPLAAVGERVRIDIAYGGSCTAGKREDFDHYHAVLRWAADRGLRVAPGVDLYLQFGTTAVRDHCIAAGYMDAFERVGARMLQPSCGACGNCGPGGSVRADQVTVSAINRNFPGRGGPGKVWLASPPTVAASAIAGELVSFAELQARHP, from the coding sequence ATGGTCGAACGGGGATTGGAGGGAGAACCCCTCGAACTGGCCGACGCGTCGCCGTTGCGTGACGATGTTTCGACCGACGAGATCACGCCGCTTCCGATCCTCACGCACTACGACGACAAGCTGGGGCGCTACCCCTATACCGGCTACAAGGCGGGCGAGGCATTCCCCATCGGCACCGATGCCATCCGTGAATCGGGCATCGAGGTCGTGGTCGCGGGCAGGCGCTATGGCAAGGGCTCCTCGCGCGAGCACAGCCCGACCGCCGAGAAGGCGGCCGGCGTGCGACTGGTCATCGCCGGAAGCTTCGAGCGCCTGTACCGGCAGAACGCCGACAACATCGGCTTGTTCACCTCGACCGACTTCGGGCTGGTCGCGCGCATCCGGGCCGGCGAGGCGATCCCGGTCGAAGATCTCGTGGCCGGTCGCGACGCGCTGGCTGCGGCGATCCTCAAGAGCGGCGGGCTGCTGCGGTTCGGCCAGCGATTCATGCGCGACATCACGGTGCCGCCCGACCCGCAGGACGCGCGTCCGCGCACGCTGTGCGAGAAGATCGTGGCGCGCCACGCGCTCGCCACCGAGTTGACGCAGGCGCACCCCGCGCCGGGCGACGGCGCCTTCGTGCGCGCCGACCTTCGCTTCATCCACGAGTACTACACAGGCATGGCCGCGCACATGCTCCACGCCACATTCGGCCGCCCCCTCGTGCTGCACGATGCCGATTCCATCGTCGTCTTCGAAGATCACACGTCCTATGTCGAGGAGAGCCCCGCGCATGTGCGCGGCGGCCTGGTTCCGAATGTTCATCGCATGGTCGAGGCGCAGCGCGAATTCGCTGCCGCCTACAGCTTGCGCTCGCATCGCACGCTGACGGAGGAGCAGGCGGCGATTGACGACGGCACCAACGTGGCCGGGATCTCGCACGCCATAGTGGCAGAACACTACGCGCTGCCGGGCCAACTGGTGGTGGGAACGGATTCACACACGCCCCACAGCGGCGCGCTGGGTTGCGTGGCCTTCGGCGTCGGCACCACGGACATGGCGAATGCCTTCGTGACGGGGGCGGTGCGGCTGACGGTGCCGCAGTCCCTGAAGATCGTGCTCGATGGCTCGCTGGCCCCTGGCGTGACCGCCAAAGACGTCGTGCTGCATCTGCTGGCGCTGCCCTTCGTGCGCGACGGCGGGGGGGTCGGCAAGGTGTTCGAGTTCACGGGCGAAGTGGTGCGGCGCATGACCATCGACGAGCGCGCCACGCTCACCAACATGACGGCGGAACTCGGCGGCTTCACCGGCCTAGTCGCTCCCGATGCGGAGACCGTGCGCTTCCTGCGCGAGCGCCGCGGTATCGATTTCGAACTCGAACCGTGGATGCATAGCGACGACGGCGCGGTCTACGCCAAAACGCTCCACGTCGACTGTACGCAGATTCCCTCCATGGTCGCGGCACCGGGCGATCCGGGCAACGGGCGGCCGCTCGCGGCGGTGGGCGAGCGGGTGCGCATCGACATCGCCTACGGCGGCTCGTGCACGGCCGGCAAGCGCGAAGACTTCGACCACTACCACGCGGTGCTCAGGTGGGCAGCGGACCGCGGGCTCAGGGTCGCGCCCGGGGTGGACCTGTATCTCCAGTTCGGAACGACTGCGGTGCGCGACCACTGCATTGCAGCCGGGTACATGGACGCGTTCGAACGCGTGGGCGCCCGCATGCTTCAGCCCTCCTGCGGCGCTTGCGGCAACTGCGGACCGGGTGGTTCGGTGCGGGCCGACCAGGTCACCGTGAGCGCCATCAACCGCAACTTCCCAGGCCGGGGCGGACCCGGAAAGGTCTGGCTCGCCAGCCCGCCCACCGTGGCGGCCAGCGCGATCGCGGGCGAACTTGTTTCGTTCGCCGAGCTCCAGGCGCGCCACCCTTGA
- a CDS encoding LysR substrate-binding domain-containing protein yields MPHFAFHHPVSSVTRRIDSYSIRLFVAAARAGSIVRAAAAENIAPSALSRRIADLEHAFETPLLVRSPRGIALTDAGRLVLARGERLDDELQALLREVQSEGGEVRGTVRLHANMSSVIGFLPERLHRFMEAYPGVEVALREEDTRDVLRACLDDRADVGVGVDVAVPAGMDSWHFASDPLLVVLPSGHDLADLQTITFARALEYPLVGVHQGGAMDRSLNERAAALGRHFNPKVTVSSFDAACRMVEAGLGIAVVPRSAVTAYAGTDRFARRPLEDEWADRVLKIYALRKTPHPRAVAALIESLRG; encoded by the coding sequence ATGCCACACTTTGCATTTCACCATCCAGTAAGTTCCGTGACCCGTCGAATCGATTCCTACAGCATCAGGTTGTTCGTGGCGGCGGCTCGGGCCGGCTCCATCGTCCGTGCCGCTGCCGCGGAGAACATCGCACCTTCGGCATTGAGCCGCAGGATTGCGGATCTGGAACATGCATTCGAGACGCCGCTGCTCGTGCGCTCGCCTCGCGGCATCGCACTGACCGATGCAGGAAGGCTGGTGCTGGCGCGAGGCGAACGTCTCGACGACGAGCTGCAAGCCTTGCTGCGCGAGGTGCAGAGCGAAGGCGGCGAAGTGCGGGGCACAGTGCGCCTTCATGCCAACATGTCTTCCGTCATCGGATTCCTTCCCGAGCGGCTGCACCGCTTCATGGAGGCGTACCCGGGTGTGGAGGTCGCCTTGCGCGAGGAAGACACGCGCGACGTGCTGCGCGCCTGTCTGGACGATCGCGCCGACGTCGGTGTCGGCGTCGACGTCGCGGTGCCGGCGGGCATGGATTCATGGCACTTTGCCTCCGACCCCTTGCTCGTGGTTCTGCCTTCGGGCCATGACTTGGCGGACCTGCAGACCATCACGTTTGCGCGTGCGCTCGAATATCCTTTGGTGGGCGTTCATCAGGGCGGTGCGATGGATCGGTCCCTGAATGAACGCGCCGCGGCATTGGGCAGGCATTTCAATCCGAAGGTGACGGTCAGCAGCTTCGATGCCGCTTGCCGCATGGTGGAGGCCGGCCTCGGCATCGCCGTGGTGCCTCGAAGTGCCGTGACGGCCTACGCGGGAACCGACCGCTTCGCCAGACGACCGCTGGAGGACGAGTGGGCCGACCGCGTCCTGAAGATCTACGCCCTGCGGAAGACGCCGCATCCTCGCGCGGTGGCGGCCCTGATCGAGAGCCTGCGAGGGTAA
- a CDS encoding flavin reductase family protein — MPQDLIDRRARVYMCGPVGMMESFAQALVARGVPRFDIFREVFRSPPGPLREEGRSYQVTFRQSGMASARWSAAKGTLLQLGEAAGARLPSGCRVEQCESCAVKIVSGEVRHLHGPEPDEADVCLTCQAVPVTDLVLDI, encoded by the coding sequence TTGCCCCAGGACTTGATCGATCGCAGGGCCCGCGTCTATATGTGCGGGCCGGTGGGCATGATGGAGAGCTTTGCCCAGGCGCTGGTCGCGCGCGGCGTACCCCGCTTCGACATTTTCCGAGAGGTGTTCCGTTCACCGCCCGGGCCCCTGCGCGAGGAGGGGCGCAGCTACCAGGTCACCTTCCGCCAGTCGGGCATGGCCAGCGCCAGGTGGTCGGCAGCGAAGGGCACCTTGCTCCAGCTGGGTGAGGCCGCCGGTGCGCGATTGCCCAGCGGATGCCGAGTGGAGCAGTGTGAAAGTTGCGCGGTCAAGATAGTGTCGGGCGAGGTGCGACACCTCCACGGGCCCGAGCCCGATGAAGCCGACGTGTGCCTGACGTGCCAAGCTGTGCCCGTCACTGATTTGGTTCTGGACATCTGA
- a CDS encoding gluconokinase, with the protein MRRSVPATHASSPDLVERQSQRFDVDDGATDTVWAPDMPHKLLVMGVSGCGKSSTAAALAQTLGAQMIEGDDHHLPQSQEKMRSGIALDDEDRGPWLDRLGTLMAESAGHVVLACSALKRRYRERLRAAEPTLKIVYIDIAPEEARARVEARSTHWFPASLVDNQFATLEPPVGEPGVLRIDARWTTAVQCEATIRWLPQRSAEPNAQARLAL; encoded by the coding sequence ATGCGCCGTTCCGTCCCGGCCACCCACGCCTCTTCTCCCGACCTCGTCGAGCGGCAGAGCCAGCGCTTCGACGTTGACGACGGTGCCACCGACACGGTATGGGCACCAGACATGCCTCACAAGCTATTGGTGATGGGCGTTTCGGGGTGCGGCAAGTCTTCCACCGCGGCCGCCCTCGCCCAGACCCTGGGCGCCCAGATGATCGAGGGCGATGACCACCACCTGCCGCAGAGCCAGGAAAAGATGCGCAGCGGCATTGCGTTGGATGACGAGGATCGCGGCCCCTGGCTCGACCGGCTCGGCACCCTGATGGCGGAATCCGCAGGCCACGTGGTCTTGGCCTGCTCCGCCCTCAAGCGTCGCTACCGCGAGCGCCTGCGCGCTGCGGAACCGACGCTGAAGATCGTCTATATCGACATCGCCCCAGAGGAAGCGCGCGCCCGCGTCGAGGCGCGAAGCACGCACTGGTTTCCTGCCAGTCTGGTGGACAACCAGTTCGCGACACTGGAGCCACCTGTCGGCGAGCCCGGCGTGTTGCGCATCGATGCGAGGTGGACAACCGCCGTGCAGTGCGAAGCCACTATCCGCTGGCTGCCTCAGAGATCGGCGGAACCCAACGCTCAGGCGCGCTTGGCGCTGTGA